One region of Culex pipiens pallens isolate TS chromosome 2, TS_CPP_V2, whole genome shotgun sequence genomic DNA includes:
- the LOC120421128 gene encoding tyrosine-protein phosphatase non-receptor type 14 isoform X2, whose product MLQLTVIPLNSSTKIDCTLSSESTGQECLENVCQRISIGQPEFFGLRYEVKGGSSGEMRWVDLDRPISRQLEKFSANVKVLYLRVMYYVLSGVSLISDEGTRNYYFLQLKHDVVEGRINCDPKQAVILANYSRQAEYGNHQDRHTVDYLKTLLSFPQEMIMANLLERLTEEVIHQAYELHNVTQGAAESLYISACQQLDGYGQETFAAKDENGADVTLGISVSGIIVASESNKFYPWRDIKNVLNHKKYFNIECSDANENVRFTVSDSTTGSYIWRLCALQHRFFARFEKNQTQASQLNLNLFQHENLNDSRDDLLSESQYQISASAMGHIMGSANWQSNNELASHSSVWNNAGPSMMVETQPSPGTTNIGSVNNLNNNSLANVNANVIQSRSSLQASTLDINLNSSSSVPLEYSNHGSNWAINPAGSNASLINRAQSSSCLDLSNNNVSQDRERLKALLPTYRPAPDYETAIQQKYRNSTNDVRLSNGNLLHLSASQMLAQDPGHLEYNITGSQPDVSYFNQPIQHQPTIHQQPYPDVTHHTTTHMIGPHYSDASDYGLTHRFKMMRLVKPPPPYPANRLSSTSTPDLASHRALLGYRSHVSGSSPDLVSNRSLLNAQLMQMSQNNQMFYPGTHQQQQQQLRHSQNIVPHGTYENLNFVEPTKPTANVIYYVPREVEHLLITQDGTQFHNGIIPKPHLNRSAQHINGSIEPIYENVPLPWKNENESLGEIRNRTSSVQSAPGITRHTQPQEPQQPQFPIPEHVHPPPLPEPTPALHETFTIPSNQPPPQITPQTQPIEAINRSHSAANVLDASAFSNYTLETTTTTTMAAPAASANSTHNDSGISSHPSHNVSAATSASNSTASSSVKETKRRKIWDILGGRSKNSADKQKSATLGREKDRKNKAAAAAAASAASGGGGSANSSMSEGQIKHRWSTGMPRQQPLPANISKEKLCSLLESKVADPQLYCEFERIPKRVENAKYDCALADENKNKNFDPNFLPYDNNRVRLTPTRDNRMGYVNASHITSTVGNKQRFYIVAESPNDTVTTNVFWQCVWEADVYLLVQLSNELSYIPQSSERCLEYGQYQVWREFSQETDRCTTSKLRVYHTQSRRYRSVWHISYNEWGDQNCPRDVGHFLGFLEELNSVRLASIAEVPPSHNTNPPVLIHCNEGGGRTGVTLVADLLMYTLDHNQDLDIPRLIGQIRQQRDNVIPSLAQYKFIHALLIHYLKQTRLI is encoded by the exons ATGTTGCAGTTAACGGTGATACCTTTGA aTTCTTCCACCAAAATAGACTGCACGCTGAGCTCGGAGAGTACCGGGCAGGAGTGTTTGGAGAATGTGTGCCAGCGGATTTCGATTGGGCAGCCGGAGTTTTTCGGGCTGCGGTACGAGGTGAAGGGCGGGTCGAGCGGGGAGATGCGATGGGTGGATTTGGATCGGCCGATTAGCCGGCAGTTGGAGAAGTTTTCCGCGAATGTGAAGGTGTTGTATTTgagggtgatgtattatgtgCTGTCGGGGGTCAGTTTGATTAGTGACGAGGGGACGCGGAATTACTACTTTTTGCAGTTGAAGCATGATGTGGTGGAGGGGCGGATTAATTGTGATCCGAAGCAGGCGGTGATTTTGGCGAATTACAGTAGGCAGGCGGAGTACGGGAACCATCAGGATCGGCATACGGTGGATTACCTGAAGACGCTGCTGTCGTTTCCGCAGGAGATGATAATGGCTAATTTGTTGGAGCGGTTGACGGAGGAGGTCATTCATCAGGCTTATGAGTTGCACAATGTGACGCAGGGGGCGGCGGAGAGTTTGTACATTTCGGCGTGTCAACAGCTGGATGGGTACGGGCAGGAGACGTTTGCGGCCAAGGATGAGAACGGGGCGGATGTTACGTTGGGGATCTCGGTGTCGGGGATCATTGTGGCGAGTGAGAGTAACAAGTTTTACCCGTGGCGGGATATTAAGAACGTACTGAATCATAAGAAGTACTTTAACATTGAGTGTTCGGACGCGAACGAGAATGTGCGGTTTACGGTGTCGGACTCGACGACGGGGTCGTACATTTGGAGGTTGTGTGCGCTGCAGCACAGGTTCTTTGCGCGGTTTGAGAAGAATCAGACGCAGGCGAGTCAGCTGAATTTGAACCTGTTTCAGCACGAGAATTTGAACGACAGTCGGGATGATTTGTTGAGTGAGAGTCAGTACCAGATATCGGCTTCGGCGATGGGTCACATCATGGGTTCGGCCAACTGGCAGAGCAACAATGAGTTGGCGAGCCACTCGAGCGTGTGGAACAACGCCGGGCCTTCGATGATGGTGGAGACGCAACCCTCGCCGGGGACGACCAACATTGGCAGCGTCAACAATCTGAACAACAACAGTCTGGCGAACGTCAACGCCAACGTCATCCAGTCGCGGTCTTCGCTGCAGGCCTCAACGCTGGACATCAACCTGAACTCGTCATCTTCGGTGCCATTGGAGTATTCGAATCACGGCTCGAACTGGGCCATCAACCCGGCCGGTTCGAACGCCTCGCTCATCAACCGTGCCCAAAGTTCGTCCTGTCTAGACTTGAGCAACAACAACGTCAGCCAAGACCGGGAGCGACTGAAAGCGTTACTCCCAACGTATCGACCCGCTCCGGACTACGAAACTGCCATCCAGCAAAAGTACCGCAACAGCACCAACGACGTCCGGTTAAGCAACGGGAACCTGCTCCACCTGTCCGCCTCCCAAATGCTAGCTCAAGACCCCGGACACTTGGAGTACAACATAACCGGCAGTCAACCGGACGTGTCCTACTTCAACCAACCCATCCAGCACCAACCCACGATCCACCAGCAGCCGTACCCGGACGTAACGCACCACACGACGACGCACATGATCGGTCCGCACTACTCGGACGCTTCCGACTACGGCCTAACGCATCGCTTCAAGATGATGCGACTGGTCAAACCACCCCCGCCCTACCCGGCGAACCGCCTCAGCTCAACCTCAACCCCGGACCTTGCCTCCCACCGGGCCCTGCTCGGCTACCGCTCGCACGTGTCCGGATCTAGTCCCGATCTGGTCTCAAACCGCTCCCTGCTCAATGCTCAACTCATGCAAATGTCTCAAAACAACCAGATGTTCTACCCGGGCACCcaccaacaacagcagcaacaactcCGACACTCCCAAAACATCGTCCCGCACGGAACGTACGAGAATCTAAACTTTGTGGAACCCACCAAACCCACCGCCAACGTCATCTACTACGTCCCCCGGGAAGTCGAACACCTGCTCATCACCCAGGACGGAACCCAGTTCCACAACGGCATCATCCCCAAACCTCACCTCAACCGATCCGCCCAGCACATCAACGGCTCCATCGAACCCATCTACGAAAACGTCCCGCTCCCCTGGAAGAACGAAAACGAATCGCTCGGTGAAATCCGCAACCGAACCTCCAGCGTCCAATCCGCCCCCGGCATCACCCGCCACACCCAACCCCAGGAACCCCAACAACCCCAATTCCCCATCCCGGAGCACGTCCACCCACCCCCACTCCCAGAACCAACCCCCGCCCTCCACGAAACCTTCACGATCCCCTCGAACCAACCACCTCCCCAAATCACCCCTCAAACCCAACCAATCGAAGCCATCAACCGGTCCCACTCGGCCGCAAACGTGCTGGACGCGTCCGCGTTCTCCAACTACACCCTCGAAACGACGACCACAACGACGATGGCGGCGCCAGCCGCCTCCGCCAACTCAACGCACAACGATTCCGGCATCAGCTCCCACCCCAGTCACAACGTGAGTGCGGCAACGTCCGCGAGCAACTCGACGGCGAGTTCTTCGGTTAAGGAGACCAAGCGGAGGAAAATCTGGGATATTCTCGGCGGGAGGTCGAAGAACTCGGCCGATAAGCAGAAGAGTGCCACGTTGGGACGGGAAAAGGATCGGAAGAATAAGGCTGCGGCTGCGGCGGCGGCGTCGGCGGCTAGTGGAGGGGGAGGAAGTGCCAATAGTTCGATGAGTGAGGGGCAGATTAAGCACCGGTGGTCGACGGGGATGCCGAGGCAGCAGCCGCTGCCGGCGAATATTAGCAAGGAGAAGTTG TGCTCCCTGCTCGAGTCGAAGGTCGCCGACCCGCAGCTGTACTGCGAGTTCGAGCGCATCCCGAAGCGCGTCGAGAACGCCAAGTACGACTGCGCGCTCGCCGACGAGAACAAGAACAAAAACTTCGACCCGAACTTCCTGCCGTACGACAACAACCGGGTGCGGCTGACGCCCACGCGGGACAACCGGATGGGCTACGTGAACGCGTCCCACATCACG agcacGGTCGGCAACAAGCAGCGGTTCTACATCGTGGCCGAGAGTCCGAACGACACGGTCACGACGAACGTCTTCTGGCAGTGCGTTTGGGAGGCGGACGTGTACCTGCTGGTTCAGCTGTCCAACGAGCTCAGCTACATCCCGCAGTCGAGCGAGCGGTGTCTGGAGTACGGGCAG tacCAGGTGTGGCGAGAGTTCTCACAGGAAACGGACCGCTGCACCACGTCCAAGTTGCGTGTGTATCATACGCAGAGTCGGCGCTACCGGTCGGTGTGGCACATTTCGTACAACGAGTGGGGCGACCAGAACTGTCCCCGCGACGTGGGACACTTTTTAG GCTTCCTCGAGGAACTCAACTCGGTCCGGCTGGCGTCGATCGCCGAAGTTCCGCCCTCGCACAACACCAACCCGCCGGTTCTGATCCACTGCAACGAGGGTGGTGGCCGCACCGGAGTGACCCTGGTCGCCGATCTGCTAATGTACACGCTGGACCACAATCAG GACCTGGACATTCCCCGCCTCATCGGTCAAATCCGCCAACAGCGGGACAACGTGATTCCGTCGCTAGCACAATACAAGTTCATCCACGCGCTGCTCATCCACTATCTGAAGCAGACGCGGCTCATCTAG
- the LOC120421128 gene encoding tyrosine-protein phosphatase non-receptor type 14 isoform X1 encodes MPFKLKLKKSRHYNVMSKSLFVISVDHLDSSTKIDCTLSSESTGQECLENVCQRISIGQPEFFGLRYEVKGGSSGEMRWVDLDRPISRQLEKFSANVKVLYLRVMYYVLSGVSLISDEGTRNYYFLQLKHDVVEGRINCDPKQAVILANYSRQAEYGNHQDRHTVDYLKTLLSFPQEMIMANLLERLTEEVIHQAYELHNVTQGAAESLYISACQQLDGYGQETFAAKDENGADVTLGISVSGIIVASESNKFYPWRDIKNVLNHKKYFNIECSDANENVRFTVSDSTTGSYIWRLCALQHRFFARFEKNQTQASQLNLNLFQHENLNDSRDDLLSESQYQISASAMGHIMGSANWQSNNELASHSSVWNNAGPSMMVETQPSPGTTNIGSVNNLNNNSLANVNANVIQSRSSLQASTLDINLNSSSSVPLEYSNHGSNWAINPAGSNASLINRAQSSSCLDLSNNNVSQDRERLKALLPTYRPAPDYETAIQQKYRNSTNDVRLSNGNLLHLSASQMLAQDPGHLEYNITGSQPDVSYFNQPIQHQPTIHQQPYPDVTHHTTTHMIGPHYSDASDYGLTHRFKMMRLVKPPPPYPANRLSSTSTPDLASHRALLGYRSHVSGSSPDLVSNRSLLNAQLMQMSQNNQMFYPGTHQQQQQQLRHSQNIVPHGTYENLNFVEPTKPTANVIYYVPREVEHLLITQDGTQFHNGIIPKPHLNRSAQHINGSIEPIYENVPLPWKNENESLGEIRNRTSSVQSAPGITRHTQPQEPQQPQFPIPEHVHPPPLPEPTPALHETFTIPSNQPPPQITPQTQPIEAINRSHSAANVLDASAFSNYTLETTTTTTMAAPAASANSTHNDSGISSHPSHNVSAATSASNSTASSSVKETKRRKIWDILGGRSKNSADKQKSATLGREKDRKNKAAAAAAASAASGGGGSANSSMSEGQIKHRWSTGMPRQQPLPANISKEKLCSLLESKVADPQLYCEFERIPKRVENAKYDCALADENKNKNFDPNFLPYDNNRVRLTPTRDNRMGYVNASHITSTVGNKQRFYIVAESPNDTVTTNVFWQCVWEADVYLLVQLSNELSYIPQSSERCLEYGQYQVWREFSQETDRCTTSKLRVYHTQSRRYRSVWHISYNEWGDQNCPRDVGHFLGFLEELNSVRLASIAEVPPSHNTNPPVLIHCNEGGGRTGVTLVADLLMYTLDHNQDLDIPRLIGQIRQQRDNVIPSLAQYKFIHALLIHYLKQTRLI; translated from the exons aTTCTTCCACCAAAATAGACTGCACGCTGAGCTCGGAGAGTACCGGGCAGGAGTGTTTGGAGAATGTGTGCCAGCGGATTTCGATTGGGCAGCCGGAGTTTTTCGGGCTGCGGTACGAGGTGAAGGGCGGGTCGAGCGGGGAGATGCGATGGGTGGATTTGGATCGGCCGATTAGCCGGCAGTTGGAGAAGTTTTCCGCGAATGTGAAGGTGTTGTATTTgagggtgatgtattatgtgCTGTCGGGGGTCAGTTTGATTAGTGACGAGGGGACGCGGAATTACTACTTTTTGCAGTTGAAGCATGATGTGGTGGAGGGGCGGATTAATTGTGATCCGAAGCAGGCGGTGATTTTGGCGAATTACAGTAGGCAGGCGGAGTACGGGAACCATCAGGATCGGCATACGGTGGATTACCTGAAGACGCTGCTGTCGTTTCCGCAGGAGATGATAATGGCTAATTTGTTGGAGCGGTTGACGGAGGAGGTCATTCATCAGGCTTATGAGTTGCACAATGTGACGCAGGGGGCGGCGGAGAGTTTGTACATTTCGGCGTGTCAACAGCTGGATGGGTACGGGCAGGAGACGTTTGCGGCCAAGGATGAGAACGGGGCGGATGTTACGTTGGGGATCTCGGTGTCGGGGATCATTGTGGCGAGTGAGAGTAACAAGTTTTACCCGTGGCGGGATATTAAGAACGTACTGAATCATAAGAAGTACTTTAACATTGAGTGTTCGGACGCGAACGAGAATGTGCGGTTTACGGTGTCGGACTCGACGACGGGGTCGTACATTTGGAGGTTGTGTGCGCTGCAGCACAGGTTCTTTGCGCGGTTTGAGAAGAATCAGACGCAGGCGAGTCAGCTGAATTTGAACCTGTTTCAGCACGAGAATTTGAACGACAGTCGGGATGATTTGTTGAGTGAGAGTCAGTACCAGATATCGGCTTCGGCGATGGGTCACATCATGGGTTCGGCCAACTGGCAGAGCAACAATGAGTTGGCGAGCCACTCGAGCGTGTGGAACAACGCCGGGCCTTCGATGATGGTGGAGACGCAACCCTCGCCGGGGACGACCAACATTGGCAGCGTCAACAATCTGAACAACAACAGTCTGGCGAACGTCAACGCCAACGTCATCCAGTCGCGGTCTTCGCTGCAGGCCTCAACGCTGGACATCAACCTGAACTCGTCATCTTCGGTGCCATTGGAGTATTCGAATCACGGCTCGAACTGGGCCATCAACCCGGCCGGTTCGAACGCCTCGCTCATCAACCGTGCCCAAAGTTCGTCCTGTCTAGACTTGAGCAACAACAACGTCAGCCAAGACCGGGAGCGACTGAAAGCGTTACTCCCAACGTATCGACCCGCTCCGGACTACGAAACTGCCATCCAGCAAAAGTACCGCAACAGCACCAACGACGTCCGGTTAAGCAACGGGAACCTGCTCCACCTGTCCGCCTCCCAAATGCTAGCTCAAGACCCCGGACACTTGGAGTACAACATAACCGGCAGTCAACCGGACGTGTCCTACTTCAACCAACCCATCCAGCACCAACCCACGATCCACCAGCAGCCGTACCCGGACGTAACGCACCACACGACGACGCACATGATCGGTCCGCACTACTCGGACGCTTCCGACTACGGCCTAACGCATCGCTTCAAGATGATGCGACTGGTCAAACCACCCCCGCCCTACCCGGCGAACCGCCTCAGCTCAACCTCAACCCCGGACCTTGCCTCCCACCGGGCCCTGCTCGGCTACCGCTCGCACGTGTCCGGATCTAGTCCCGATCTGGTCTCAAACCGCTCCCTGCTCAATGCTCAACTCATGCAAATGTCTCAAAACAACCAGATGTTCTACCCGGGCACCcaccaacaacagcagcaacaactcCGACACTCCCAAAACATCGTCCCGCACGGAACGTACGAGAATCTAAACTTTGTGGAACCCACCAAACCCACCGCCAACGTCATCTACTACGTCCCCCGGGAAGTCGAACACCTGCTCATCACCCAGGACGGAACCCAGTTCCACAACGGCATCATCCCCAAACCTCACCTCAACCGATCCGCCCAGCACATCAACGGCTCCATCGAACCCATCTACGAAAACGTCCCGCTCCCCTGGAAGAACGAAAACGAATCGCTCGGTGAAATCCGCAACCGAACCTCCAGCGTCCAATCCGCCCCCGGCATCACCCGCCACACCCAACCCCAGGAACCCCAACAACCCCAATTCCCCATCCCGGAGCACGTCCACCCACCCCCACTCCCAGAACCAACCCCCGCCCTCCACGAAACCTTCACGATCCCCTCGAACCAACCACCTCCCCAAATCACCCCTCAAACCCAACCAATCGAAGCCATCAACCGGTCCCACTCGGCCGCAAACGTGCTGGACGCGTCCGCGTTCTCCAACTACACCCTCGAAACGACGACCACAACGACGATGGCGGCGCCAGCCGCCTCCGCCAACTCAACGCACAACGATTCCGGCATCAGCTCCCACCCCAGTCACAACGTGAGTGCGGCAACGTCCGCGAGCAACTCGACGGCGAGTTCTTCGGTTAAGGAGACCAAGCGGAGGAAAATCTGGGATATTCTCGGCGGGAGGTCGAAGAACTCGGCCGATAAGCAGAAGAGTGCCACGTTGGGACGGGAAAAGGATCGGAAGAATAAGGCTGCGGCTGCGGCGGCGGCGTCGGCGGCTAGTGGAGGGGGAGGAAGTGCCAATAGTTCGATGAGTGAGGGGCAGATTAAGCACCGGTGGTCGACGGGGATGCCGAGGCAGCAGCCGCTGCCGGCGAATATTAGCAAGGAGAAGTTG TGCTCCCTGCTCGAGTCGAAGGTCGCCGACCCGCAGCTGTACTGCGAGTTCGAGCGCATCCCGAAGCGCGTCGAGAACGCCAAGTACGACTGCGCGCTCGCCGACGAGAACAAGAACAAAAACTTCGACCCGAACTTCCTGCCGTACGACAACAACCGGGTGCGGCTGACGCCCACGCGGGACAACCGGATGGGCTACGTGAACGCGTCCCACATCACG agcacGGTCGGCAACAAGCAGCGGTTCTACATCGTGGCCGAGAGTCCGAACGACACGGTCACGACGAACGTCTTCTGGCAGTGCGTTTGGGAGGCGGACGTGTACCTGCTGGTTCAGCTGTCCAACGAGCTCAGCTACATCCCGCAGTCGAGCGAGCGGTGTCTGGAGTACGGGCAG tacCAGGTGTGGCGAGAGTTCTCACAGGAAACGGACCGCTGCACCACGTCCAAGTTGCGTGTGTATCATACGCAGAGTCGGCGCTACCGGTCGGTGTGGCACATTTCGTACAACGAGTGGGGCGACCAGAACTGTCCCCGCGACGTGGGACACTTTTTAG GCTTCCTCGAGGAACTCAACTCGGTCCGGCTGGCGTCGATCGCCGAAGTTCCGCCCTCGCACAACACCAACCCGCCGGTTCTGATCCACTGCAACGAGGGTGGTGGCCGCACCGGAGTGACCCTGGTCGCCGATCTGCTAATGTACACGCTGGACCACAATCAG GACCTGGACATTCCCCGCCTCATCGGTCAAATCCGCCAACAGCGGGACAACGTGATTCCGTCGCTAGCACAATACAAGTTCATCCACGCGCTGCTCATCCACTATCTGAAGCAGACGCGGCTCATCTAG